Proteins co-encoded in one Arachis hypogaea cultivar Tifrunner chromosome 11, arahy.Tifrunner.gnm2.J5K5, whole genome shotgun sequence genomic window:
- the LOC112720831 gene encoding 14 kDa proline-rich protein DC2.15: MASNRASSSIALFLIINVLFFALVSGCGNKCNNRPSPNPNPNPSGGGACPRDALKLGVCANVLNGLLNVTLGQPPVTPCCSLLNGLVDLEAAVCLCTALKANVLGINLNLPISLSLLLNVCSKKVPHGFQCN, translated from the coding sequence ATGGCTTCCAACAGAGCTAGTTCCTCCATTGCTCTTTTCCTCATAATCAATGTTCTCTTCTTTGCACTTGTCTCCGGATGCGGAAACAAGTGCAATAATAGACCTAGTCCTAACCCAAACCCTAACCCTTCAGGTGGTGGAGCATGTCCACGTGACGCGCTCAAACTTGGCGTGTGCGCCAACGTTCTCAACGGCTTGTTGAATGTAACTTTGGGGCAGCCACCGGTGACTCCTTGCTGCTCCCTCCTCAACGGCCTCGTCGATCTTGAAGCCGCCGTTTGCCTCTGCACCGCCCTTAAGGCAAATGTTTTGGGCATCAATCTCAACCTTCCCATCTCCCTCAGCTTGCTCCTCAATGTTTGCTCAAAGAAAGTGCCACATGGATTCCAATGTAACTAA